One Euleptes europaea isolate rEulEur1 chromosome 16, rEulEur1.hap1, whole genome shotgun sequence genomic window, agagacactgcaagtggagacctgagcattggcagctagccagcacaccaGGACTTTGAGGCAATGACAGTTCCTCAGCCACATCCCAGTTGCTCTAGTAGCCTCAAACACCAGTAAATTTTCATGGAGGACAGTAGTTTTGCTGCAGCTGGGAAACTCATTTATAGATGCCCACAAGCATGCCCACATTAAAGCTGAATTGATTTGTTAATTAAGCAgtcagacattttttaaaaaaatattctgattcagaaaggcagcagctttttaatgctttaaaattattttactatAAATGCCTGAAAAATATCTGAAGGTGATAAGCAATAATTGACAGGGATATTCCCTCCTACAAAAGAGAGGTGGGACTGCCCCATCTAAGATGATGCCTACTGGGACTCAAACTTGCAATTTCtttttttgaatattttattagatttttcagaataatacaaagtaggaagggggaaagggtttGGGAACAATTTTGATATATTATACAGGGTTGACATTCGGAACTTGCATTATCAATAAACAACTGGAGATCCTTTTCTTCCTATCTGTCTGTTCATTGGGGAGTTTCTGGACCAATCATTCTCTCTTGATCTATCCTACTTTatgggattgttgtgaggatacaccggaggacaggagaaccttgttcaccaccctgagctccttgaaggatgaCTTAGCTAAAAATGTTAAAACactatgcaattttttttaaaggagcaagCCCTGCTGAAAGCAGTAGGATTTCCTTCTGAGtcaataggattgcactgtggttTATTGGTATGTCGCAGCATTCAGTGAATTTAAACACGGCAAAATGGGCAAGAACTGCAGCAGGGCAGAGCCACTCTTGTTGGGGTTTCACTTCTTTAAGATGGCTGCAAGAGTATTTCCCTGCTTCACGATGCAGTCCTATGCAAAGcgacacccttctgagtccatagAAGCGTGTAACTCTACTTACGGCTGCCCTGCCAGTGGTTTGGGGATGTAGTGTTTTTcctctgaataaataaaatgttttttaaaggttttttaaattttcaagGTATGAGGGACAGGAGGCGTTGTGTTTGACGTCCCTAATGAGGTCACAGATACAGTTCAATAGGTGTAATTTATACTTGTACAGCCATACTTAGTTGTACACATTtgctgctcatatggaagagtggctTTTTTCCAGTGTTGCAGCTGATGTATTTTTCATACAAGGAAAGACTAAAGTTCTGGTACTTTAGGGGAGAAGTGACTATGGACCAACAAAACAGCAATTGTGAGCGGATCGTCAACAAAGGGGAATGAAGTAAGCTGCTctaggtccccattgtggagaaagacagAGAATGAATGAAGTAAATCTATATATCTTATTTCCCCAGTGTGCCCTCAGcctgcgtgtgtgtaaagtgccttcaagtcacagccagcttatggcaaccccttttggggttttcatggcaagagactaacagaggtggttagccagtgccttcctctgcacagcaaccctggacttccttggtggtctcccatccaaatactaaccgaggctgaccgtgcttagcttctgagatctgacgagatcaggctagcctgaccatccaggtcagggcaccctcAGCCTATGCCCTACAGATACTTGAAtatgcagatagggggcacactttcTCCAACGTACCACTAGAGGTCTGCATGAAAAAGAGTATCATatacaggtgttttttttaaaaaaaaaatgctattgtCATTTTGCAAAGGGTTCTATAGCATCAGCGCCACTAATGAAAAAGTCCTATTTGGCACCTTAATGAATATTTACACAATATTAAACCTTAATCTTAAAGGGCAGGGGAGAACATATGGACGGTTTCATGTTTGTTTAACACATACAAACTTTTATATATTAAATCTTTTGCCGAAGAAAAAGTAAAGGATGAGCTACACTGAGCACCAGTgtctataacttttttttttctttacaaaaatgaTTGTGGTACAATTCAAAGATAGTAATAATTGGCTGAGTGTGGTGCTTCCTTCTTCTTACCTGTTCTTTTCACACGTGAGGTTGAGTAAGAAGGAACAAGAAGGCCATGGGAGAAGGGTGTGTGCTCAAATGTGCAAAGGCAAAAATCTGACAACAGGTTTTAAATGTTTAACAAAATATGCTCTCGTGTCCTGCTACTTCTGTGCTCACCTCTTTGCCATCATGCTCGGACATATCTGTGGTGATGAGCACTGTTGGAAAAAAAGGCATAAGCAGAATGAAGTGAAACCTATAAATGCACCCATGGTGTATCAGCCAATCCTGTAATTCAGTTAAAATATATGCTACTATGCCAGAGCATACACTGGTGTAACTAATTTATATACTTTCCCTTGTATCAATGTAAAaagcacaatgtgtgtgtgtgctgtcaagtcacagctgacttatggtgaccccgttgagttttcaaggcaagagacattcagaggtggttttccattgcctctgcgtgggctgaaagagttctaagagaactgtgactggcctaaagttaCCCAGtgggctttatgtggaggagtagggaatcgaacctggctctccagattagagtcctctgttcttaactactacaccacactggcttctcaaAAGCACAATAGCAGCAAGAAAACAGCCTAGCATGCATGCAACAATTATGATCACTTCTAGTGAATCCCCCAAAACTATCATTCCTCCTAGGCAGAGTATGCATATTGCACACACTTTGCAGTCATTTCCAgattagaaacatagagctggaagggataccaagggtcatctagtccaaccccatgacaatgcaggaagttcacagctccctcccctcccccagtgacccctgctctatggccagaggaaggcaaaaaacttccAGAATCCCTGAGCCAACCTGACCAAGAAGAAAATACCCTTCTGACCTTAAAGTCGTGATtgccattaccctgggcatataagaaagcgCCACAAGAACCGAGCACTGGcttatcccttcctgccctccctttcccgATCTGCCGAATTTCATGagtcatataatcagcattgcggtcagatggccatctagcctctgctttaaaaacctccaaaggagagcccaccatctcctgaggaagcctgttccactgaggaactctctgtcaggaagttcttcctaatgtttagtcaaAAGCGCTTTactttcaacccactggttttgGTTTggccttctgggacaacagaaaacaactccactctatcctctatatgacagcccttcaaatacctggatggctatcatatcacctctcagtcgtctcttctccaggctaaacatatccatctccttcaacctttcctcatagggcttggtctccagacctcctcattgtctttgttgccctcctctggacacgttccagcttatcaatATCCAGCCTTAATCTATGGTGCTCAATACTGAACACAGCACTTCAAGTGATGTCTagccagagcaaagtgatactgTCCCTTCACATGATCTCGGCACTacatttctgttgatgcagctcaATAATCATATTTGCTATTTAGCTACTTCATCACACTGCTGACGTGTTAAGTGTATGATCTACTAAGGCCCCTAGATTCTTTCCACACATGCTACcaccaagacaagtctcccccatcctataattatgcatttgtttttttctacctaaatgaagaactttacatgtatctctgttgaaattcattttgttagttttagcccagttttccagcctgccaAGATCATCCTGAATCTTGATTCTGTCTCTTCCTGACGATTACCTCGATGCACTAGTGGAGGACTGGCATGGCCGGCTCTCCATGGCCATAGGAGAAATTGCTCCCTGACGCCCTCTTTGCCCCCACCAAAATCGGGCCCCTTGGTATATCGAGGGGCTCCAAAGTATGAAGTGGCAGCTTAGACAGCTAGAGTGAATATGGCTGCAAGCTTGCGACGAAGCTACAAGAGCATCTCATAGGATGTTTATGAAGCCTATTAGATGACAGTGAAAGCTGCTAAGGAGTACTATGCAGCCTCCATTGTTTCCGCTAGCCCCTGCCCGGCATAATTATTAAGGGTAATTCGATCGTCGACGACCTTGGACGGACACCAAAATGTATGTACTAATTCAACCCATAGCTGTAAGGCTTTTGCAagctttttttttgcagataaagTCTTATCACTCTGTCGTGACATTCTGTCATTTTTGGCACTGTGTAGAGGTTACGatggtgccgaaacctccttaggaggcaatgccgctgggttgcctcctaagcccggtgcaggcattcctctcaggaatgcgctgcaagcctcctttattccgtttcagccatgattcagccaggatcaaacacatgcatttcaccgaacgtgcgttcgatcctggctgaatcctggctgaaacagggaataaaggaggctaaagcaaccatgcgttttcgccctttgatagATTATAAAAAGGACAAGACTACCTATGGAGGGATGTATGAGGAGAGAGCAAATAAAAACACTAAGTACAAAGGAATTATTTCCTATTATAATGGATCACAATCTTGGATGGCAATTtgtagaacaccccccccccaaagaactgAGAACCAATTTCTGCAATCAGAATTGTGGTAAAAGAATTCCTGGATTGtatcactttggccatttatgcatggtcaattttgaggcttgctaaaagctctttttaaaaatgcgactttaaaaatgcctgttcactgtcctgacgcaaaaggagaaattccacccccacttgcctgctccttctttcctgtttgcatagccattagcatgtgcatagctaacgcaccactgttattttgcatgtttccttcaggggattcttcatggcgggggcagagcaaacaccaaaggttgcgttaaaggggctcttaaataatgcaaagcaggtatgcgccggcttcacagtcacttccagaatgatggttcagtgtgaaaaattaaaaaaaatatgcagggcaattcagcctggaacgtgctgctaattaccaagcataaatggccttagagtttCTCCCTGCCATTCCACCTCTCTATGCACAGCGAGCTGCCGGTAGGAGGAATGACAACACATTTCCCTGAGGTTTCTGTGAACAAGGAGAAAGTTGTGATAAGAACAATACTGCCACCATCTGCATGAAGTAATGCAGTCCAGAAACACTTTTGCCACTTCATTCCACCAATTGTTTAAATTGATATCTCATGGATATCCCTAGAACTTTCCTTaggcaacaaagaaaaaaaagtgatttCACTTGATAAACATAGACAAAACGTGAGTtgtttgattattattattatatactgGTAGGGTTTAAGTATGACTTCTGCAATGTCATTACAAGAAATGGCAAGCTTAGTACTGATTGTGCTTCATACAGTTCAGAAGGGCTTTTCTATACATAGCTTTGCAAGACCAGTGTTAAAGAACAGTATTACAGTGATTTAAAATCATTCTAATGGTTCAGATCTTAGTAGTCCTGAGTGGCCTCACTGTTTGATGGCTCATTGGTTAGAGGAGTTCATGATATTCTAGGTAGGCTGTCTCAAAAGATGACTGCCTTCAGTCAACTAAACTTTGATCCATATTTGATCCATTAGTTCTAGACAAGTCAAAAGTGGTTGCATAAATGTTGCTGTAAGTCACACTGTTTTGACATGTGCCACAAACTCCAGAAACAGCTGCATCAAAGAGGTATAACACCAATACCAATCTGGATGCTCTTTTTCAGTTACTTTTACTATATACATGGCTGACGTTCATAGTTCACTTCTGGAAGAACCAAATGGACAATGCTGCTTTTCAGTGTACCTTTTCACTGTAGCGTGGACTTGAAATCCTACTGTGAATAATGGCTTCTAAACTTTATCGATGAGAGTTCATTGCAATGACCAGTTTATTATATTCCAGCACTACTTCTTTGGCACATTTGGTATTGGTGTTATTTGCATGTCATGTTCTGAGAAGATTGGAGTATTTTCACTGAAACTAGCAACCACACATCTGCAGAGCTTCTTCTGTATCTTTCGTCGAAATTCCTTAGAGGCAAAGTAATAAACAAACGGGTCAAAACAGCAGTTGAAGCTGTTCATTGCAAGTGAAAGTTTATATTCCACATAAAATGACTTGTAATTGAGAGTATAGACATAATGGATAACTGATATGACAATATGGGGCAGGTAACAAAAGAAGAGCACCAGCAGCAGCACTATTATCAAACGGACAGTATGCCTCTTGGTTTCTATGAGTTGTGTAGAAGAGGAGTGGAGAAGAGTTAGGATGATGGAGACGTAGCAGAATCCCATGACAATTaaagggaggaaaaagaagaaaaacatctTGGAGCCAAAGTAAGCAATGAAATGCTCTGCATCTTGAAACATTTTTTGAGGCAAAACGTCAAAGCAGGTGATTATTGACAGCTGTTGAACGTGAATGGTTAGGTTATGCTTCATGAGAGGGATGAGTGGCAATAAAACGAGTGCCCAGATGACAACGCAGGTCAAGAGGGAAGTTCTAATTGGCCTCATGGTTTTGTAATGCAGGGGATGGACTATTCCCAGATAGCGTTCAATGCTGATACTCATCATGGTTAACATAGAGCAGTGCATGTTTCCATAGAACAGAACAGTGATGACACGGCACAGAGCATCCCCAAAGAGCCAATTGTTTTTCTTCAGGTGGTAGATTATCTGGAAGGGGAGGAGCATGCTGTAGAGCAAGTCCGCGATGGTCAGGTTAATGGAGAACACAATGATGGGAGTCCAAGGCCTTGAATACCACCAAAGGAACCATAAGGAAATACAGTTGAGAGGGACGCTGATGCTGAAAATGATGGAGAAGAGAACGGGCAAAGTAATTTGAAGCATATTGCTCTGAAGCATCTCAATTGTGGTGTTGGTCACATTTCCTTCAGGGGTTATGGCAGACAGATCTGCATATCTTCTGGAGGACCAGGAAAGTGTGAGGTCCTGAGACATCCTTCTTCAGAAAAGAAGCTTGAAACTGGTGGAATTTTAGTCCTAGGTAGAAGAATGACACAATATTGGTGAACAATAATCACATTTGTTCTATTAATTGTTAGATGTGTATTTACCAGAACTGTAAACATTCATCTGTATTAAatgtaaatacataaatgttCATAAACATCCATAATAATTTCTTGGCACTGATGGACCATGTTGCTAGTAAACGGGGTACCTCGATGCCATGAAACTGGGTTGGAATTGTCCTAACATGGAGGTTTTTGAATGCTGTCTTTCTGATATACACAATGAGTAAGTATAGGGGGAAAGTGATTCTAGGTTGACTGGCAAGTAACTCATTTATTCCACAGGGGTATGTTTAGAGTCAGCATAGCCAATGTTTTATGCCACACTGATGATTTATTAATCTATTTCTTGTGCTATCTAACAGCTTGCAATGACAGAAGATGAGCATGAGGTGGCACTAAAACATATGATCTACGGTAGATGAGATGTAGAAGAAAAACAGTTAGTGCAGGAGGAAGTTGACAAATTCAGTGGCAGGCGCCTGAAATTAGTTGGGGATAAGGGATTGCATTGCAGGTGAGCTGAGAAGAATATGGTCCACATAACTCTAGAGAACGGAGTGTTTACTCATGTGTTTATGTATTTACTCATGCTGGGCTATGCAGCAACACAATACATCAAGTGGCTCCATAGCCCAACCAGGAAGATCCTCTCCCATCCTAGCCCTGTTCCTCTTTCTCTTACCAGTGCCGGTTCTGAAGATGCCCAAGTGAAAACTGTTGTGCTTCACTTCCACTCATGAGTATGCACACCTATGTGAGCATACATTGACGGGCAagcgcacacatacacaccatcTCACTTCTTGGGGATGGAATGCAGTGTGACTGGTGATTCCTTCAAGTACTGTCAGTGACAATGATAGGACATtggcccccaaaatcttgtgATGTTGCAGGGGCTTCTGGTGCAATCCCGTTTCCATCTGGGTAGAGGGCCTAGGGAAGCCCCTTTCTAGCATTTGCAGGATGAGCTGAGTACCGAAGGAGTGTAAGAGAATGCTTTCATGGTAGAAAGGGCACCCTGAGAAGATCGGGCCCTTCAGGGGCCCcaaccacagcccctgcccagcCATTCCAAACACTGACATCATGTCAactctttcacacacatacactcccTTTTCTACTTTTACATAACTTCATTCCTTGTAAACAACTGATACCAAAAATCCTCATGCTGGAATATTTCATGGTATTTGCCCTTGAGCATGAATTGATCAGTTTACTAAATTTACTAATGCttaacagagccccgtggcgcagagtggtaagctgcagtacagcagtccaagctctgctcatgacctgagttcgatcccgacagaagttggtttcaggtagccggctcaaggttgactcagccttccatccttctgaggtcggtaaaatgaggacccagcttgctgggggtaaagggaagatgactggggaaggcagtggcaaaccaccccgtaaacaaaagtctgcctataaaacgttgggatgtgacatcaccccatgggtcaggaatgacccgttgtttgcacaggggacctttacctttttaatagctCCTTGCTCTCACGATTGGCATTATTCCTACTAGATGGGAGGAATGTAGATTGAAATTCCTTAGATAGATATGTATATACGAAAAAAATCTGAAGGTTGCCAAATCTTTTCCTGGAGACAGTCCAAATACCTTTAAATTTATTGAAATCGTATGAGGATGTAACTGCtgcatttcctgctcctccagtGGTTCTTTGGTCAACCCTCCTCGAGTTTATTCCCTTGCCTTTATTTAGTCAATCTTTCTTCAGTTGCCTAAGCTTGGTTTTCCAAACTTTGGTGAAGACCAGTCTTGCTGCCATCAATAAATATAGAGATATAATCTGCGGTTGCTTAGGAATACAGGCGGTATAGTTAAGCAAGTTAAGTTCTATTGTTTTTTTGTCATATTTCCTTGAAAAGCAAATACGTTAATGTAATTATCACTACCCAAAGGATTTCCCTCTACCGCAGTACCACCACATATGCAGGAAATTAGCACTAGGCTGTCCACAGAACCCACAATGATCACTATTATGTCTATAAATTCTCAATTTTAATAGGTGAAAGATGCCACTGATGCAAAGTCTAACAAATGTTCTCTCTAAACATAGTTGAAATTGAAAAAGAATCATGAGAGAATAAGTAAGACCATCCGCATGAGTCAATAGTATACCCCAAAGGCTTACTCCAATTTTTAACACAGCTTGGAATCAAATTACTAAGCTTCTCAAGCATAAAAGTGTAGTAAACTAgtattttattttgactttgtaACAAACTAGATTTGAATGTATTTGTCTCATCTCTTAGTTCTTGATTATGTCATTTTTGACTTACAAAACTACACATCTGTAAATATTGAAATAGTGGAATCCTAAAACTACTATGTTATCTTATTGTATCATTATGACACAGCTACATTAAGTCGAAAAAGTTATCCATTTTGGCATCCATCAAGGATTTAAATTGCTGCCTTGACCAATAATTTTTAACCTAATTCAAGTATTGATGAAGCTAAGAAAGAAGAGCAAGGAGCTAATTTCTGCTTCAATTTATCACAAATTTATAGAATTGCGTGAATTGTTGAAGACTTATGTAAATAAAACTtctcttttatttttcttcaaaaaaaacaaaacaagtctcTTACAGCTATGGAAACACATGCTTGCAGAATCAATACACCTTACACTGAAAGGGTCTgcagatgtggtgcaggatgtcctgactccctttctcatattcttttggactgccatctttatgattccccaagaggaaacctaataaaacctatagtGTTGAACTTCTCATCAAATAATACgacaatactttacaaactattagctgataaggatcctgagataatcAAAAACGTGGCAAATTTTTTGATGATAGTAGTCAACTGATGGGAATCTAGTTGGAAGTAccgtagaatcacaacattaaggaatgatttattttaattttattttactcttaacttttatccttttatatactgcagattgtactatgccaataaaggtatttgaaattgaatCAATACTATCGGATCTAACTGTATTTTAAACCAATCGGCTACCACAAAAATTTAGGTGCATGATAACAACATGCTATGTTGGCAACTGCTAGTCCCCCTAATTTCCATTTCGGCTGTGCTTTTTTTCAACCAATCCTTGACTTCTTTCCCCTCCAGACAAATTCCAATATACatttctgacttttaaaaattcaacatctGGGATATAAACAGgacatttttgaaataaaaaagccAACTTCAGAAGAATAAGCATTTTAATTAACAGGGCCTGCTGTAGAGAGGCCAG contains:
- the LOC130488377 gene encoding P2Y purinoceptor 8-like, coding for MSQDLTLSWSSRRYADLSAITPEGNVTNTTIEMLQSNMLQITLPVLFSIIFSISVPLNCISLWFLWWYSRPWTPIIVFSINLTIADLLYSMLLPFQIIYHLKKNNWLFGDALCRVITVLFYGNMHCSMLTMMSISIERYLGIVHPLHYKTMRPIRTSLLTCVVIWALVLLPLIPLMKHNLTIHVQQLSIITCFDVLPQKMFQDAEHFIAYFGSKMFFFFFLPLIVMGFCYVSIILTLLHSSSTQLIETKRHTVRLIIVLLLVLFFCYLPHIVISVIHYVYTLNYKSFYVEYKLSLAMNSFNCCFDPFVYYFASKEFRRKIQKKLCRCVVASFSENTPIFSEHDMQITPIPNVPKK